The Acipenser ruthenus chromosome 38, fAciRut3.2 maternal haplotype, whole genome shotgun sequence genomic sequence ctccccattaaacaggagctctgtgagatacaatgtgacagcagccagctagaggtctctgagattaaagctgagcacaatgaattggagatcccccagacagaagaaccccttcatgttaaacaagaagaggtgctggaaactgtctgtattaaacaggagccccctgaagtagagtttgaccacatggaaccagggaaggaagaatccgaggacttcaaaccaaacatccctgagctggagcctgtacgcctgcgggagtgtagcgtggtgctggagagaatctgtgtgagagagcaaggcgctggagaggatggctctcccaacagcacgcaaggaggtggaaaggaagacgggcgctcccattcagaatgcagtctagcaggtgagtgactcccagtagctgtgacattgccattctagattgcgtgatatccacagtgtggttgagataGGTTAGATTACTAGGGATTTGTTTACCTTGTACCACTCcaactgggggggagggggggttgtctTGCCATGATCAGAAAGCTAGAATTGTAGCATCTGTTAGAGGAAATACACCTGACACATTGCAGGTGAACTTTAttattttgatcccagggcttgGTTTCACAAGCATCAGTCTTTACGGactttgcttttacacataaagttTAACTTTTTTAAACTGGTGTGACTCAGTACaacccccacagctgaaattcacatgcttgAGTCCACTCTaccacccagccacatgcccTAAGCCTACAATCagcccctcttactttctttcctgttcatattttccaggttccagtccagcagctaaagcgagggcgggcgctggagaatatcctgactatgggaaaggtttcacccagttaggaaACCTTGCAATACACCAGCAGATTCACACAAGAGATAaactgtattgctgctctgactgtgggaagagtttcaatttgttaggaaacctgaaaaaacaccagcgaattcacacaggagagaaaccttattgctgctctgactgtgggaagattTTCAGTCGGACAGActcccttaaaacacaccagcgaatacacacaggagagaaaccgtattattgctctgactgtgggaaaagaTTCAATCAATTAGCAAACCTTGgaacacaccaacgaattcacacaggagagaaactgtgtcaatgctctgactgtgggaagagtttcagtcaattGGGAAACCGAGAagacaccagcgagttcacacaggagacaAACCCTAAGTACCATTTTCGATGGGACTTTTTACTCGTAGGAAGAAAcattaaccttgcattatgaatccctgtgtaattactgttttgtatatcactcttaagagcatgcattttaaatggtaaaaatgcTCTCCCCAGAAAGTGGGCGGAGacgcggacacgtcacaagaggcttctctgctgtcaatTTAACTCAGGTTGTCAATccagtcagtgcctgggagcaggaatatgcagaaaggaatattttgcacctcatctgatggacgagtcaggagaaattgataactcagtgtggggaatgagtttcagggtttagcatttaaactgcatagacttgaaaataaatacattgatgtgAACGAGTATCCTGACCCCCAgtatgtagcatcccagagacaagactgcaccgtccttactggacAACCGCCTGGAGGGTTTGTCTTGTAAATTCATCACGATTCTAAAACGAATGAGAAATGATAGTGTCCCATGGCTGTATTATGACGTGAATGGCTGAAGATCGCGTGACATGCAGCTTTGCACACATCACACAATAAGTAAAATGAAATCATGATCTTCAATTGAATTAAtagtaatattttatattatctctaaaccactgtgcatgcatatttaatatttatttggcaGCTCAAAGGCTCCAGTCTGACTATAGTTTCAAAATGACCATCCACCTGTACACAAGGGTGATTTAGATTGAGGGGGTTTCCACTCTGATGTTCGGCGCGGCTGCATCTTTGTCACAGCATAGCGTCTGGATGAATTTATACATCCAGATCAACAATTGatgcatttcttacttgcaaaagaaaaacaaaggaagaaaacacacaagAGTCTGCAGGCGTCTATGCCAattccctttggatcattttacATTGTCTTTAATTGTTAGTTATTAGAGATGTATTTTAAGGttgatgtttttgatattgtaactATTTTAAATGGCACATCACTATGCTGAGCTGGGTAGTACATGGTAACTTGGTagacatttacagtgcagaatGTTTTCGGTTCTTTATAATAACGTTGCTGACTAGAAAGTGAATCCGTGTGTTTCCGATGACATTCCCAAgtactgtcttttgattctgtgcgtGCAaagacttttattattattattattattattattatttatttcttagcagacgcccttatccagggcgacttacaattgttacaacatatcacattatacattaagaCTTGCTATTACAagttaagaattactgtttggtattccaTCCTTAACCAACAGTATGTCCCAAACTGACTTGAATTATATAAGAAataaaccggggggggggggggggggggttgttatacTGATTTATTCTGCCTTTAGCTTTACagccactgtggtaccattcagtggagTGAACATTGTAAatggggtactcgagctgaaacctccagacacaaggggtacagtttaaaacattaaaaaataaaggttgAAAACCATTCGATTAAGCTATCATTACATAGCACACAaacatatataatacagtatgctAACGGAAATAAACATCAATAAATGTTCAAACAGCTGGAATATGCAAATATAATGGCTAAATTCCAATTCAGGCCCTTACAATCTGGCCTACCGAAATGTGTCCCTGTAGTTAATTGGATAAGCAGCTCCTCACTCCTCCTACATTAActgctgtgtcagtgtgctgCGCAGAATAGCTGTCGTGTGTAAAGAGCTTTGTGCTCCTGTGgggtgaaaggcgctatataaatccaaagtattatctttcatttaaataaagagcTTTTTAAAACTAGGGGTACAGTGATTTTGGGAGTTCAAAGTGTTTGAAGACCCTGGATCAATCACCCTCGAAAGGGTGAGAAAGTGCAATCTGTCTGGTATAGTAAAGGGGGTTCTTGCGATGTGGTATGCAGACAGCATCAGCAGCTCTCTAGAGGGCACagaaagtttttatttattttatttttatatagcacgtTCTTATCTCAATCTTAGCTGTgggtaaacacaaaatgcaagacaGGTTGTTTATAATTAGGCTTGGTCCAATTTAAATAATTCAGGGTACAGCTGGGACAAGACCCAGGAGGGACAGAAGCCCTCCACGACCAGGAGCCCTGCAGTAAGTGGTTGAGTGGCACGTTGTTACACGTTACTTGCACTTGCACAAGCATGTCTGTAATCTCTCACTAGatgtacaatgtatttaattttttcccATTATATTTGCATGGTCCATCTTTTAAAACAGTATCTAtagcctacagtataaactatcaggaatagataagaaaaatgttgactaatacaataagatttatttgaagttgttgaagagaactggtctcttaaacccagaaggtcTGATAACCCCCTGtgcatgactatatattgatgggGGAAGCAAGAGCATATAAGAGGGTGCAGGGAAAAGACCTGAAGAATTGGGGAAGACAAGAGTGTAAGAAAAGGTTGTGTTCAAGAGAGTGagaaagggtagggtaaaagaaaaactacgacaatcatttattttcactttcgactcccagttccctttccctctctgtatgattttattttgtgattctttaattattgtaaaaataaacggCTAGAGCCGTCATCtgctcacagttgcagtctcatttctgtgcCAAAAAGAACccgaaacgctacaatatattgatggataTTACATGAGATGTCCTTTTCTTGTTTTGGAATACCATGCTCcttctcaaatgtgttttaatattagcctttaataaaggaaaacgactgctagAAGGacttttcatgtatctatttctgaataaaaactaATGTTTCCAGGAGATagtaaaaaaaatccattaactttgattcatatACGAAGGCTCACTCTTCAATGAATTCACGAGCCACTTCTCGTGTACtttttatggtatatatatatatatatatatatatatatatatatatatatatagtatatatatattacagtaattgtttatatatatatatataaacaattactgtaaaataaatcacGCAAAGGAttgagtgtggagtagtggttagggctctggactcttgaccgaagggttgtgggttcaatcccaggtgggggacactgctgctgtacccttgagtaaggtactttacctagattgctccagtaaaaacccaactgtataaatgggtaattgtatgtaaaaataatgtgatatcttgtaacaattgtaagtcgccctggagtttattattataaaatggttTAATATCTGTAGTCTGCATGTTATTTAGTACActgatttttaaaattgtatttatttaagtatttatttatttttagggcagcagtgtggagtagtggttagggctgtggactcttgaccggagggttgtgggttcaatccccggtggggacactgctgctgtacccttgagcaaggtactttacctagattgctccagtaaaaacccaacagtataaatgggtaattgtatgtaaaaataatgtgatatcttgtaacaattgtaagtcgccctggataagggcgtctgctaagaaataaataataataataattatagatatatgctatttgaaagaaaaagagCAGATCACCACAGAAAgacaattcttacattcgtgcataacatgacaaTGTATATAAAGTGatagtcacccatagtttgttacatGAATAGAGCGAAATAGCACATTATACTTGAAAGGGTTTGaaaagcatctctctctctctctctctctctgagcacaATGCCTCCAAGCGTTCCCACTCGTGTTGACGTCATATTCCtgtgacagacaaggaccaatcaaaacgcgagccTGTtctgcggttccatcccaaacaACCGGGCCTGCGTCATACCTGGAATATAATCAGCCCTTTGGAGAGGTACGTAatcgcacaaaaaaataaaaaataaaaagttattgttGTACAATCCGCAAATGCGTACCGCGACAGGAAAGCATGTATAATGGAAGCGCTGACAATGTTCAAGGGTTATAAACACGCTCAGTACTGCACGGCCATTACCTGCCTCTTGTGACCCAGTCAGTTGCTGTAACAGTTTCAGTGATGTGTAAAGAGGCGCTTGCAGCCGTTTATCAAACTGCAAAggattaagaaataaaaaaacaaaacatgaaaacccCAACAACAGAGCGCCATACACGACTCAACCATTCCGagtgttattattagtattattattattattattattattattattattatttaaatgctgttGCACATCCGTTTACAAGGATTGGACGATAAAAAAgtaagttaatttatttttttatttgtatttaagttGTTTTGTGACGCACGGGTTTGGGAGACTGATTCAATTTAACAAATACACTAAACTGCACCGGGAAGTGAATACAGCATTAGGTAACGATGGCCGCTGTACTCAGAAGTGTCGGTATTTCAGTGTTGTGGTAAACATTTTTacgaacacatttttttttttttttttgcactgtcaGAAAATCCCTTAAAATAAGGGAGTTCGGTGAGTGCACATTCCTCCTTATATCCTTCGGTACAATCTGTCCATTTAGGATTCAATCAgtgaaaaaaaactgtatattaACAGGTAGATTGCCTTCCTCCCAGGGAAACAAGACGAAAACAGATCAGCAACAGCGATCAGCTGTTTCCAAAGGGTACTTATTACTCGGATATTCCTTGTTTTTACAGGAACCGGTTCTCTCTTTTTGGTTTGGGATacgatttattaaaaaataaataaattgtaaatgGGTTTCTAAACATTGGAATTGTTAATTCCTGTCATTCCATGTTATTCACTGCGCGCCTGTCCCCatgaggctgaagttggcttcttattcgtcGTTTCTTATTCAGACTTTGATCTGCCCCAAACTGAATGATTGGCTTTGTGTGTAAGGCGTTAAATCGCGTGGATATTTATAGAGGGGCAGCTCCTAAAcaattttatgtttaaacctgtaacattataaataaacctaaacgcattttaataaatattgtggaagatggaaatcacatagactATGCACTgagtggaaaaacaaaacaaaacattgaaacgttaattttaataaatactaaaaatagcaaaaactaaacagacgtttttttttgttttttttttatcaaacctttaaattgggtacctttgtataattgaacattttagaaatgcagttatttttcttggtcatcaaacacgAAAGAAGTGCacgtctcttattattcccattcataaataccagaACATGAATCACTtctgagtaaaaccagtacaacgcgCACAAAAACAcgactcttaaatcctaatttgtGAACACTttgtaactaaaacgtccagccgttacctctcacgctACTCTgtgcaaccaaatacaacttgcacaATCGCACCGCAGTTTGGGAACACCTGCAGTCCTGGACAGTAATGACTAGCACACGACAGAGATGATTGCCAGCCCATGGGTCCAATGAGTGTTTCCCGTGGGTGATTCTGGGCGGGGGAATAGCAAAACGACTCCCAGAGCTGAAGGGTTAGAGCCAGAGTTATTAGAGGCAGGGTTTTTGAGAGTGGTACGCTATCAGAGCGGGTCACTGCTGTACACAAATTAAGGGCATAAAGTAGTTATTGAATTGAAAGTAATGTGGTCCCGACCTCGTTATTGCCCGGATGACCCGGACACTACATTGGCGTCAGAAGTGGACGCAagtaccccggcacgcactcgtcggactgtagcctggttagcaagtccggggtgggcttgaggctggcaggggagagtgtagcgtgtacgggggaaagcagcagcagggctggtaggtgatgtaatcacacacgaagacataagcccgatatacgctccttacaagagccggctcttttgtacagcggtatcggcgctgtgCTTCAgagcgagaggtcccgggttcgtgcctgtgttaactgagatcgctacagtattatAATTGAATAAGTAACAGTGTATTTAAGGGGTTAAAGTCACATTGGGCTGAAAATGTCTCTGTGGATATTTATAGAGGGGCAGCTCCTAAACACTATTCATTTTGGTGACATAGAGGGGtattgtcaattacagatgatgtttttcTGTGcatgttgattatgcttcggataccacaccttgaaaatcgagtgatgcgagctatttcactcaatgtttttccttctttatgcaagtcaaggttgttataatagtcgaaaacactagtggaggctttgagtaaattgtttatGCTcgtaatgcatcagagtagaaaaatgcaacatgtctaagacttttgtacagcagtgtgtgtgtgtgtgtatattagtcAACCTCGCTTAACTCAACACCTTTGCTTAATTCAACAGACAGTCCcgaattttctccatataaaatctATGCTTCCTgcctcttatttttttaatttgacaccACGCTTTACTTGTAACGCGACACTTATTACCCgtaccgaagggataaaaactattaaaaagactcgTGGATAACTGGACACTGTCGTTTCACATGACTGAACTCTGACTGGAAATGGATcgtgtcgacctgttcctatccagttttaaataactttagcataagaggcagaagtgttaaaggggctaggagctcttaaaataaacaaatcccctgtgccggatgagatcctcccaatagtactgaaagaaatgaaagaagttatttacaaaccgctaaccaaaatcatgcaacagtctcttgacacaggggttgtaccgacagactggaaaattgcaaacgtaataccgatccacaaaaagggagacaaaaccgaaccaggtaactacagaccaataagcctgacttctattatatggaaacttatggaaactataataagatctaacatggaaaattacctatatggtaacaatatcctgggagacagtcagcatggttttaggaaagggagatcgtgtctaacctgcttgatttttttgagaatgcaacatcgacaatggataattgcaaagcatgcgACATGgttcatggtttatttagatttccagaaaacttttgacaaagtcccacataaaagattaattctcaaactgaacgcagtagggattcaaggaaatgcatgcaaacggattagggagtggttaacatgtagaaaacagaaagtactgattagaggagaaaactcaaaatggagcaaggtaaccagtggtgtaccacagggatcagtattaggtcctctgctattcctaatctacattaatgatttagattctggtatagtaagcaaacttgttaaatttgcagacgacacaaaaataggagtggcaaacactgttgcagcaacaaaggtcattcaaaatgatctagatagcaaAATGATCtgagggcagtagtgtggagtagtggttaggctagaattctgaccggagggtcgtgtgttcaatcccttgtgggggacactgctgctgtacccttgagcaaggtactttacctagattgctccagtaaaaacccaactgtataaatgggtaattgtatgtaaaaataatgtgatatcttgtaacaattgtaagtcgccctggataagggtgtctgctaagaaataaataataataataataataataataataataataataataataataataatgcagacacatggcaaatgacatttaatagagaaaagtgtaaagtattgcatgcaggcaatacaaatgtgcattataaatatcatatgggagtactgaaattgaagaaggaatctattaaaaatacctaggagtttatgttgactcagaaatgtcttcatctagacaatatggggaagctataaaaaaggccaacaggatgctcggatatattgtgaagagtgtttaatttaaatcaagggaagtaatgttaaaactttacaatgcattagtaagacctcacctcgaatattgtgttcagttctggtcacctcgttacaaaaaggatattgttgctctagaaagagtgcaaagaagagcgaccagaattatcccgggtttaaaaggcatgtcgtatgcagacaggctaaatgaattgaatctattcagtcttgaacaaagaaaactacacagtgatctgatctccaaacattcaaaatcctaaaaggtatagacaatgtcgacccaggggacttttttgacctgaaaaaagaaacaaggaccaggggtcacaaatggagattagataaaggggcattcagaacagaaaataggaggcacttttttacacagaaaattgtgagggtctggaaccaactccccagtaatgttgttgaagctgacactctgggatccttcaagaagctgcttgatgagattctgggatcaataagctactaacaaccaaacgagcaagatgggccgaatggcctcctctcgtttgtaaactttcttacgttcttatgttcaTTCATTCCTTCACAACTActaagtgcagctggttacagtgtcAGTGCACGGCACAGTGAGTCAGAAGCGAAAAGTTTGTTctcgttcaattggctttaaagctcaggttattaagttggtgtttcaattaggtgaggtggtgtgtgattagtaccagggagTGTGGTTAATTTGAATATAGGTTGATCTGCTATCtgtgattagtaccagggagTGTGGTTaatttgaatagaggttgatcTGCTATCtgtgattagtaccagggagTGTGGTTaatttgaatagaggttgatttgcaatttgattggtctccacacagcctcctgtagtggtgtgatcccactgaagtgtgtgaaagtattgtttttttgtctctAGTGCAGTTAGCAGCTGttgccagttcccttgcaaagtgaggttggAACCATAAGGTGGCACTGTGGCACTGCTGCAGAGCACAAGCTAATACCAGCAGTGGTAAGGTTGGCAGGTCGTAGCTCGCACGCAGGTGCTCCAAATAATAGTgcaaacaaaaggcacaaagaaaaaataaaactacaaaataaaaggtgctgctttgTGCAGCGTCCCCCATTGCCGCTaaaccggtcagctcgggtctccaacCTACACTGAGGTATTCCCTCTCTGTGGGGTGGCCCAGGTATCCCCCTAACTCTTCACGTCCCCCTCGGGTATGTAAATGCAAACAGTTATGGCAGCTTTCGGCTGTCATCTTTAGCCGCGCTTGACTGTCTTTTCCGCTCGCTCCAGACACTGCcgttctggttttttttttgattgttttttacAATTCAAGTTCATGAACAGAACTCCTGCTGTCGTTCTTCCTGAATGGGCGGGGCCACTGACAACAAAGCATTCCCAACCACtccgagagagggagagaccacaccCCTcacccacctctccgtgtcatcgccatgaccgacaggcagatcttacagggctgctgccctcttcctgcagaaccacgcatgcgccagacagtcagcacagatctcccctgttacaggcttaaaaattcatttttattaaaagcaTGATCTCTTGGAAAGCCTGTGACTCAgggacattttgtattgtacagaaaaggcaaatgttttatttttattttttattcactgcttTTTTTATGAGTACCATTCTTTCAGGTAAGTTGCTTATATATTTAACCCTTCTATATGCCTTTTTTTCATCAGGCATTGCGGTTCTACTTAAGCAATttacaactgcaaattaaatggtttaattatttttcctcaagttagtttaatgtaaaaaactaaatagGGCTTTTGTAAATTGTTAAGTAAAAATCAAGCTGAAATAAACTGTTGACTACTTGTTTCCAGCATACAGAATCTATTTGACTTGTATTAAAGTGTGTGGAGGGGCTGTATAGCAGGACTTGGCTAGTAAATGGCAATCTCTGATCAATGCATTTTTGTTGCTGGCTATTCTAAGGAGTGTACTGTGAAGAGGTATAGAGCCTGGCATTACCCAAGTTATTTTTACCTCGACAGATTTCAAGGTCATCACTACTctgttaactgtaataataactcaataataactaaaattatatttagttaattgtaataactataactaaaattaaactaataactcaaataaaaaatttataactataactaaaaaaacataactaaaaaaaCACTGGTTGCAGGTAAATGTAAGTACAAGATTAAGagtttgtcaaaaaaaaagtgaagcaaaAGAGAAGCTGCTGTGATCAGTATTAAAGGTAATTCTGTTGTTTCAGTTTGACCTTACATAACTCACCAGAGAATAAATCAAGCTTCATCTTCTCTTCATTTGCAATGAGATTGTTTCTCTCCAGCTCTTTTAACAACTCGATAATTTCagtaaaatactaaatatattacACATAGTAAAACGACGTCAATAACGTTTGTATTTTGTGAGGCATAACACCGTGCTAACCATTAGAAAACACATAATatgcaaaaagaagaaaaaatgaaaaacgtGCGTACCTGTAGCTGTGAAGCGGCTTTGAAACACTGCACTTCTACCAAGGCAAGCTGGCGTCTCTATTTACACACCAAAACGACGTCCTAGCTAAGCCTTCTCTATCTatgagctggagtctcctgtggtttcacACGCTGCTGCTGGAAAGAAAGTTGccatgtcaacatcgcaggtgcctcgccttctgataagatgtgatttcattctttttcatttcatgttaaataaaagaacagcgatttaattttgtttatgaataaaaacaatgggcttgtattttaaatgatgtatttaacatgtacagTAATCCTAAtgggatttcattatttttcttttcatttagaaacaaaacagTGTGACTGAGGTCGTCTCAAATggctctcgtttaattgggacagccgcttattctggatatttgTACTTCTCCCGAGCGTCCCGATAAAGCAGCATGGACTGTATAACAAAACTTAAACACATGTGTTAGAAAAGATGTCACAAAAGCAATTTACAATGAATGATATATAGAATGGGTAAATGTGTAAACTTTTTCAACAGG encodes the following:
- the LOC131707036 gene encoding zinc finger protein 79-like codes for the protein MASVQIKEEFPELELVPIRVEFSGLASLPIKQELCEIQCDSSQLEVSEIKAEHNELEIPQTEEPLHVKQEEVLETVCIKQEPPEVEFDHMEPGKEESEDFKPNIPELEPVRLRECSVVLERICVREQGAGEDGSPNSTQGGGKEDGRSHSECSLAGSSPAAKARAGAGEYPDYGKGFTQLGNLAIHQQIHTRDKLYCCSDCGKSFNLLGNLKKHQRIHTGEKPYCCSDCGKIFSRTDSLKTHQRIHTGEKPYYCSDCGKRFNQLANLGTHQRIHTGEKLCQCSDCGKSFSQLGNREDTSEFTQETNPKYHFRWDFLLVGRNINLAL